A stretch of uncultured Campylobacter sp. DNA encodes these proteins:
- a CDS encoding DUF3108 domain-containing protein has product MKFFATLILCASALLGETISAKYEISFGVFGAVGSANTRLVRQGDRYEIVMDAVAQGVAGSLSGQRRESFRSKGRVVAGLLMPDLYVHEVSRKKGKTTKNERKTYAFDYARKTIKFQKFKGAGGELQLVSDEILPYFATNDLLSLFFNFSKIPHSGDKFFVRAAGAKGADGRIDIERPRGSAAANIASELGVALPSETDTNSGAAASASSSGADTKTGTTDVNFKGHGAGADKQAAAIYVVFINQPIFSSSRGELHLSLNERGYADRAVLKDVLLFGDIRARLVE; this is encoded by the coding sequence ATGAAATTTTTTGCTACTTTGATTTTGTGCGCGAGCGCGCTTTTGGGCGAGACGATCAGCGCGAAATATGAGATTTCGTTTGGCGTTTTCGGCGCAGTCGGCAGCGCAAATACGCGGCTCGTGCGGCAGGGCGATCGCTACGAGATCGTGATGGACGCCGTTGCGCAGGGCGTCGCAGGCAGCCTGAGCGGACAAAGGCGCGAGAGCTTCCGCTCGAAGGGGCGCGTCGTGGCGGGGCTTTTGATGCCCGATCTCTATGTCCACGAGGTTTCGCGCAAAAAGGGCAAAACGACGAAAAACGAGCGCAAAACTTACGCCTTCGACTATGCGCGCAAAACGATAAAATTTCAAAAGTTCAAGGGCGCGGGCGGCGAGCTGCAGCTCGTAAGCGATGAAATTTTGCCCTATTTTGCGACGAATGACCTGCTGAGTTTGTTTTTCAATTTCTCTAAAATCCCGCACTCGGGCGATAAATTTTTCGTCCGAGCCGCGGGCGCAAAAGGCGCCGACGGAAGGATCGACATCGAAAGGCCGCGCGGAAGCGCCGCCGCAAATATCGCGAGCGAGCTTGGCGTCGCGCTGCCTAGCGAGACGGATACAAACTCCGGCGCAGCAGCAAGCGCAAGCTCTAGCGGAGCAGATACGAAAACCGGCACAACGGACGTAAATTTTAAAGGGCACGGCGCGGGCGCAGATAAGCAGGCTGCAGCGATCTACGTGGTTTTCATCAACCAGCCGATATTCTCGAGCAGCCGAGGCGAGCTGCACCTGAGCCTAAACGAGCGTGGTTACGCCGATCGCGCCGTTTTGAAGGACGTGCTGCTCTTCGGCGACATCCGCGCGCGGCTCGTGGAATGA